From the Anguilla anguilla isolate fAngAng1 chromosome 8, fAngAng1.pri, whole genome shotgun sequence genome, one window contains:
- the LOC118232946 gene encoding WD repeat-containing protein 86-like — MINGPVSDVMGCGTSRIKWLKKVCTGHRGGINWVSLSPDGRYLLTCSEDRTARLWRTTGQQCCVFQGHENYITHGHLENDVAYTCSADHTVRKWDIVTGRCTQIFRGHTSTVNKVLVSRGWLFSGSYDRTARCWSLDSGRPMQEFRGHRNSVLALAHFSSQDLLPEAESDCEQNRDFLVTASSDCTVKLWLVSEGRCYQTLRGHKGAVLCMVLDTPTKTLFTGSTDHTVRCWDLTTGGQTRVLQDHQGSVVCLELGSRHLYTGSADRTVKCWLTASGKCVRTLMAHRHTVSAIKAHDGVLFTGSGDSCARAFDTESGVLRRVFKGHTFIINCLQVHNHVLYTVSHDGTMRIWDVRGLYCDTRASRGSHCRGSAGSSLAQMRNNRVGCAQSPNEPTRGRSSQEACESREREVLELI; from the exons ATGATTAATGGTCCCGTTTCAGATGTGATGGGATGCGGCACTTCTAGAATTAAGTGGTTGAAAAAAGTGTGTACGGGTCACCGTGGAGGCATTAATTGGGTAAGTCTGAGTCCTGACGGAAGATACTTGCTTACGTGCAGCGAAGACAGAACCGCTCGCCTGTGGAGGACTACGGGacaacagtgctgtgtgtttcaaG GACATgaaaactacattacccatggTCACCTGGAGAACGATGTGGCCTACACATGTAGTGCTGATCACACAGTACGGAAGTGGGACATTGTGACAGGCAGGTGCACTCAAATATTCAGGGGCCATACCTCCACTGTCAACAA GGTACTGGTCTCCAGAGGGTGGCTGTTCAGCGGGTCTTACGACCGCACGGCTCGCTGCTGGAGTCTGGACAGTGGCAGGCCGATGCAGGAGTTTCGGGGACACCGGAACAGCGTGCTGGCCTTGGCACACTTCTCGTCCCAGGACCTGCTGCCCGAGGCCGAGTCGGACTGCGAGCAGAACAGGGACTTCCTGGTCACGGCCAGCTCCGACTGCACCGTGAAGCTGTGGCTGGTGTCAGAGGGCCGCTGCTACCAGACGCTGCGCGGGCACAAAGGGGCGGTCCTCTGCATGGTTCTGGACACGCCCACCAAGACCCTGTTCACCGGCAGCACGGACCACACGGTGCGCTGCTGGGATCTCACCACCGGAGGGCAGACGCGAGTTCTGCAGGACCACCAAGGGTCCGTTGTCTGCCTTGAG CTTGGGAGCAGACACTTGTACACGGGGAGTGCTGACCGCACGGTCAAGTGCTGGTTGACCGCATCCGGGAAGTGCGTCCGCACACTGatggcacacagacacaccgtCAGCGCCATCAAGGCCCATGATGGAGTCT TGTTTACTGGAAGTGGAGACTCTTGTGCCAGGGCCTTTGACACTGAATCTGGAGTCTTGAGAAGAGTCTTCAAGGGACACACATTTATCATCAATTGTTTACAG GTCCACAACCATGTGCTGTACACTGTGTCCCACGACGGGACCATGAGGATATGGGATGTTCGAGGGTTGTACTGTGACACGcgagccagcagggggagccactGCAGGGGCTCTGCCGGGAGCAGCCTTGCTCAAATGCGCAACAACCGTGTTGGCTGTGCGCAGTCCCCAAACGAGCCCACTAGGGGGCGAAGCTCCCAGGAAGCGTGTGAGAGCAGAGAAAGGGAGGTGCTGGAGCTAATCTGA
- the LOC118234413 gene encoding gamma-crystallin N-B-like — protein sequence MNRVNSIRVESGAWICYDHPDFKGQQYILERGEYPEFQRWNGHNDHMGSCRPIRMHGEHYRMEMFEGANFTGQCMELCDDCPFLQSRGFSKNCINSLKVYGDGAWVMYEEPNYRGRMYIVERGNYSCHTEWQGHNANIQNATIQSIRRVVNYF from the exons ATGAACCGCGTCAACTCCATCCGCGTGGAGAGCGGGGCCTGGATCTGCTACGATCACCCCGACTTCAAGGGCCAGCAGTACATCCTGGAGCGCGGCGAGTACCCCGAGTTCCAGCGCTGGAATGGACACAACGACCACATGGGCTCCTGCAGACCCATCAGGATG CACGGAGAACACTACAGAATGGAGATGTTTGAGGGTGCCAACTTCACCGGACAGTGCATGGAACTGTGTGACGACTGCCCTTTCCTGCAGAGCCGCGGCTTCAGCAAGAACTGCATCAATTCTCTCAAAGTCTACGGCGACGGAGC CTGGGTTATGTATGAGGAGCCCAACTACCGCGGACGCATGTACATTGTGGAGAGAGGAAACTACAGCTGTCACACGGAATGGCAAGGACACAATGCCAACATCCAGAACGCCACTATCCAGTCCATCCGTCGGGTGGTTAACTACTTCTAA